One part of the Chrysemys picta bellii isolate R12L10 chromosome 14, ASM1138683v2, whole genome shotgun sequence genome encodes these proteins:
- the CMTM3 gene encoding CKLF-like MARVEL transmembrane domain-containing protein 3 isoform X1 — protein sequence MFPALSCHGASKSGFNVIGATTLFYLALPAWEEGRIAGSRCWREVFAPGCIRKWKFGGAETVQRGGAGVQTLAACQPSAQKAAPCSRPGRGRRRSGRALPRFADVKSFFSHFRSVTISVSLLTKKKKIQVPRRSAAARAAQASPAPLPAMDLPASEDPDAQAPPPGLRTLLPSREFLCSRKGQLLLAESVLSFITFICYIASSAASFMMAPLIEFLLALFLFFAYSSKLNEKFKGIYWPLSDFLRCVTAAIIYFAISIAAVSKYSDGASKAAGVFGFIATIVFAVDFYITFNDLVTFLKQGGSENATEAQKSEDEASDSDSD from the exons ATGTTTCCAGCACTGTCATGCCACGGAGCATCAAAGTCTGGGTTTAATGTCATAGGAGCCACTACACTTTTCTATTTGGCGTTACctgcttgggaggaggggagaatagCCGGATCCAGGTGCTGGCGCGAGGTTTTTGCACCGGGATGTATCAGGaagtggaagtttgggggcgcagagACAGTAcagaggggtggagctggggtgcAAACCTTGGCTGCCTGCCAGCCCAGCGCCCAGAAGGCGGCTCCATGCAGCAGGCCGGGCAGGGGGCGGAGGCGCTCGGGCCGGGCACTCCCTAGATTTGCAGAtgttaaaagttttttttcacatTTCCGCAGTGTCACGATTTCCGTTTCCctccttacaaaaaaaaaaaaaatccaagtccCCAGGCGCTCAGCAGCAGCCCGAGCCGCCCAGGCGAGCCCCGCTCCGCTCCCGGCCATGGACCTGCCCGCTTCGGAAGATCCCGATGCCCAAGCGCCTCCGCCTGGCCTCCGCACGCTCCTGCCCTCCAGGGAGTTCCTCTGCTCCCGCAAAGGGCAGCTCCTGCTGGCCGAGTCG GTGCTGTCATTTATCACCTTTATCTGTTACATTGCATCTTCAGCTGCATCTTTCATGATGGCACCACTCATAGAATTTCTGCTggcactgtttcttttctttgcatACTCCTCTAAGCTTAATGAGAAGTTTAAAGGAATCTACTGGCCTTTGTCG GATTTCTTGCGCTGTGTCACTGCCGCCATTATATATTTTGCCATCTCAATCGCTGCAGTCTCAAAATATTCTGATGGAGCATCCAAAGCAGCTGGA GTATTTGGCTTTATAGCCACAATAGTGTTTGCTGTTGATTTCTACATTACCTTTAATGACCTGGTCACGTTTCTCAAACAAGGCGGTTCCGAAAATGCCACTGAAGCACAAAAGTCAGAAG aTGAGGCCTCTGATTCGGATTCGGACTGA
- the CMTM3 gene encoding CKLF-like MARVEL transmembrane domain-containing protein 3 isoform X2, with protein MLWHQDTLAFNSVRRNNYICFLFILDIGICGVGPKISWVQMFPALSCHGASKSGFNVIGATTLFYLALPAWEEGRIAGSRCWREVFAPGCIRKWKFGGAETVQRGGAGVQTLAACQPSAQKAAPCSRPGRGRRRSGRALPRFADVKSFFSHFRSVTISVSLLTKKKKIQVPRRSAAARAAQASPAPLPAMDLPASEDPDAQAPPPGLRTLLPSREFLCSRKGQLLLAESVLSFITFICYIASSAASFMMAPLIEFLLALFLFFAYSSKLNEKFKGIYWPLSVFGFIATIVFAVDFYITFNDLVTFLKQGGSENATEAQKSEDEASDSDSD; from the exons ATGCTGTGGCACCAGGATACATTGGCGTTCAACTCTGTGCGGAGGAACAACTACatttgttttctatttattttagacATTGGGATTTGTGGAGTTGGGCCAAAAATTAGCTGGGTCCAGATGTTTCCAGCACTGTCATGCCACGGAGCATCAAAGTCTGGGTTTAATGTCATAGGAGCCACTACACTTTTCTATTTGGCGTTACctgcttgggaggaggggagaatagCCGGATCCAGGTGCTGGCGCGAGGTTTTTGCACCGGGATGTATCAGGaagtggaagtttgggggcgcagagACAGTAcagaggggtggagctggggtgcAAACCTTGGCTGCCTGCCAGCCCAGCGCCCAGAAGGCGGCTCCATGCAGCAGGCCGGGCAGGGGGCGGAGGCGCTCGGGCCGGGCACTCCCTAGATTTGCAGAtgttaaaagttttttttcacatTTCCGCAGTGTCACGATTTCCGTTTCCctccttacaaaaaaaaaaaaaatccaagtccCCAGGCGCTCAGCAGCAGCCCGAGCCGCCCAGGCGAGCCCCGCTCCGCTCCCGGCCATGGACCTGCCCGCTTCGGAAGATCCCGATGCCCAAGCGCCTCCGCCTGGCCTCCGCACGCTCCTGCCCTCCAGGGAGTTCCTCTGCTCCCGCAAAGGGCAGCTCCTGCTGGCCGAGTCG GTGCTGTCATTTATCACCTTTATCTGTTACATTGCATCTTCAGCTGCATCTTTCATGATGGCACCACTCATAGAATTTCTGCTggcactgtttcttttctttgcatACTCCTCTAAGCTTAATGAGAAGTTTAAAGGAATCTACTGGCCTTTGTCG GTATTTGGCTTTATAGCCACAATAGTGTTTGCTGTTGATTTCTACATTACCTTTAATGACCTGGTCACGTTTCTCAAACAAGGCGGTTCCGAAAATGCCACTGAAGCACAAAAGTCAGAAG aTGAGGCCTCTGATTCGGATTCGGACTGA